The Acipenser ruthenus chromosome 11, fAciRut3.2 maternal haplotype, whole genome shotgun sequence region CAAAAACATCCCCATTTCTGAGGCATTCACAGCAAAAATTCTCTTTGCAGGGATCACCATCTCCCTGCTAAGAAAGAAGGCATCTTCCATTTATAGCCATACATTAACAGTGCATACATCCAGAGCTTCCAAGCTGTCCCCTCACACCAGGTACCCTCCTCCCCAGCTACACTTGGTAGCTGGCAGCTGCCAAATGACTCCCTCTTCCATATTTGAATGAAACCAAAACCCCTTCCCTCTAATTACGCAGCCCCATCCTCCTGTCCCTTACTGGCTTAGCACAGATTAGAAATATTAAGAATGAGTTAATAGTCTTTTTTTACacaagtgctaaaaaaaaaacaatacaaaaaaaatatcaaaatatttcattttttttttttttacattttccaaaatgacCCGGTTGTTACAATATGCTCGCCAACACTCGGCTGGCATGCCTGCAATTAATAACAAGCAAATCTTTTGAAATGATTTTCACATAGAATATTTACCtcgtttttttagtttttaaaaaaaaattcaggtcAATATAACTCTGAGTCAGCCAGCTGTCCCAGTTTGgaatttaaaaatttaaaaactgCATTTATCCTCAGGAGTTCAGTCTTTTTCTAGTCCCTGGATTCTCCTATAGTCTTTATAGTCTCTCTCCCAGCTCTACACCTTAGTTGCCAGTGACTGAACCTCTGATTTCTGGGTCTGTGCGCTCATAGTGGATGAGAGGGAGCTCACCTGGCCATGGACTGCCTTCTTGAGGTTCAGCAGACATAGGCATTGAGAACGAAAGCGCAGGTCAAAGAAGGCGTAGAGGAACGGGTTGAGGCAGCTGTTGACATACGCCAGGCAGGTGGCGTAGGGGTGGGCGAGCAGGATGAAGCGCATAAAGCCGCAGGAATCGGGCACCAGGTTCAGGTAGGCCAACGCGTCGACGCTCTTGAGCACGTGGAAGGGGGTCCAGCAGAGGGCGAAGACCACCACCAGGGTTGTGATGATCTTGAGCAGCCGCCGCTTCTTCTGGTCGTCCTTGCGCAGGTTCTGGAAGTGCTGAGTGACGGTGGTGCCGATGAAGCAGTAGAAGACGATCATGAGGAGGAAGGGAAGGAGGAAGCCcagcagggaggaggagaggcTGAGCCCTGCGATCCACAGGGTCTCGTGCCGCTCATGGGACACCAGGCTGAAGTCCATGGCACAGGTGGTCTTGTTGGTCAAGTCGTCAAAGACGGTGGTCCTGAAGACCAGGGTGGGCATTGCCAGCAGCCCTGACAGCATCCAGATGATCAGCAGCGATACCAGCATGGTCCCCCGGGATCGCAGTCGGCTGCTGGACAGGGAGTGGACGATGGCCAGGTAGCGGTCGAAGCTGAGGCAGGTCAAGCAGAACACGCTGGCATACATGTTGACCAGCACCAGGTAGCTGCTGATCTTGCATAGGGCCACTCCGAATGGCCAGTGGTAGCCCAGGGCTGTGTAAACAGCCCAGAGCGGCAGGGTGGCTACAAAAGCCAGGTCTGCCAGAGCCAGGTTGCCGATGTATATGTCTGCAGCCCTGCGTTTGGACTTGGACTGCCACACTGTAAAGATGACTACCCCGTTGCCAGAGAGTCCCAGAATGAAAACCAGCATATAAAGCACAGGGATGAGAGAATAAGAAGGTCCCCATTCAGAATAATCGCACCCTGTTGCATTCTCGTCATAATAGTACTCATAGTAATTGTCCTCCTTGTAATCCATCCTTGATAAATCCGCACTGCTCAGTTTCTCAGTAAAGCTAGAAGTGAGCTCAAGTTGCCGTCACTGTATGTGTGTCTATGCCTCGGCGTGTGGGCTGCTATTTAAACCCTCAGCTCCCCCCTCCCACTGGTCTATACATACCACCTCCTCCATCAATCACACACGCCCAAGGCCCGTGATCCAGCTCCCACCCAGATTCGCTCAGTGGGGGGGTTGTTACATGGTTCCCGCCCCCCTGTGAACAGAAGGGTTAGTTCCTCACACATTAACTGAGTTTCTCAGCCGAAACTACCCTAGCCgaaacaaaaccacacacaaaaaaagtattttaacacACACTTAGCTCTTTGGTTTGGTATCAGGAACAATCGATACAGATTTGCAGATTTAAAAACTATGTTTACCTAATTCTTGAAATCCATCCGGACCCATATGTACCCGGAGGACAGTATCCAATTTAGTTAGCCATAGCAAAtaccagtgtatttttttttaaataaagttatcCAGCTGTGCCCGTCTTCTTCGGTGTTATAAAATTTCATTTCATTACACTTCTTTACAAACGTGTTAgataaatcaattaattaaactgtattgttaaatctttaaaatggatttaaaagcaGCACGCTGATACGCAGTATCCCCTCACAGAAAGTTTCCTCTTTTTCTCAACCGTGCAAACCATCCGAATTTTAACACATCGGGTCTACATCTTCTGCAACACACAGCCGCATAGGacgcaaagtgtgtgtgtgtgtgtgtgtgtgtgtgtgtgtgtgtgcgtgcgtgtgtgtgtgtgcgcgtccgtacgtgcgtgtgtgtgtgcgtgtgtgtgtgtgcacgtgtgcgtgtgtgtgtgcgtgcgtgtgtgtgcgtgcatgtgtgtgggtgtaattgtttttgtttttagaaagcaatacaaaaaataatctgCAAAAACAACATATACCGTAGGCAGAGagtttaacaaattaaatgaatattTTCCTGTGTAGCCTACAGTATGCAACCATGCTTTGCATTTTAGCTGTAATAATGTAAATTACCTTAAGCTTTTTCATAAAACACCTAACCATACATCCGTTTATAAATTTACAACGGATAAGAGTTATTCATAATCTGGAAATTGGGTGCAGTGTCAAATAGTATACCGTCTTAAACATCTAATGTTAATATAGTCGAAATCTTCAATATACCAACACACACGCAGTTTTATCGAAGATTTtagcgatattattattattattattattattattattattattattattattattatcaattaaATCCACCAAAATCCAACGACCAATAAATAGCTCCTAATTCGCAGATTTAAAATAAGACTGCATTGGCAGCCCTATAGAACTGTGAGAAAACACCGTTTTAATGTAAGGCGCTCGTGGGTGAGCTTTTATACATTTGGCAAAATACATATTCAGCGacctgataataaataaataaataaaaacgcctTTACGAACGGACTTCGATCGTTGCGTTTAGGTCGGCGGTAGTTTAGTTAAGTCTGCCTCACACCTTATGCAATTGATTTACACCTCTCACAACAAAATGCTTCAAAAAGACACCACGTTAAAAGAATACTTTGCACATTACAGAACCGTAATTAACCGTATTACCCGCTGCGCGGCAAAAAGGTGACAATAATCCATAAGGCTCTATTATATTGTGCCTGAAAAATAACCGTGTTAGGGGCGAGCTAATTAACAGATCCTATTGCATGAAAGTAGATGCGGGCGCCGTGATTTCTACTTTTTATAATAGAAAATAATGGAAAGACAGTGCCGCCAAGTAGCCGCGTAGTGCACCTGTAAACGGCAAATCCTAAAACAGATAGATTCAGGAAAATGTATTTGCTACTTAATAAAGTGTAAGAATTAAACTTTATTGTTCATTCTCAACATCCGACGAACCAAAAATGCGGTCCAGGTGCAATATGTCAAGAATAACACCGTCAGAACTACAGTCAAGATGTAACACCAGCCGTGTATTTCATCTTTagtgttttatttctgtgtcTGTATCGTTGCTCCGAAATGTAGTTTATGTTATGACATGGCATTCAACTCTTGTCTTTTGAAAAGAAAACTCTCTTAAAAGTAAGAGGGTAGTGGCCCCTAACTGATGCTGTTCTGGGAAAATTAGACTTTTACTTATTAAAACTCTGTCAGCTTGCTTCACTGTTCACCTGTTGTTTTGGCTAATGTCTGTGATTGCGACGTCCTGCCTTCCTAACTTTCATAGTGTAGAGTTCACACACACTGTCCGTAAAGCTTCGCTAGAGTTTTGAGAATAGGGGTGAGGGTGTCTGTTTTTTCAGGATATTAAGTAACAAGATTATGTTTCTAGTGTCAAGTTGAAAGGAATGTGTATGAATTCCACATTTATATTCCCATTCTTATTAATTTGAAATGCCACTGTATCACCAAATTAAATCTGTGACTATTCCTCaccagtcgccctggataagggcgtctgctaagaaataaataataataataataatgtgttcttCAAAACTTTAACCATTAAAAtagaccacaagagggagctagGGAGTAATTACCTTAGTAGACAATGCTCGACTGCCTGGGTCAGCTGCTTTTGTAGTGGAGTTGACCTTGCAGGATGTAGCGGGCGCCAGTATCATCCAGCATGAATGAGATGACTTTGTTTGTAGATCTTTTTGTTGTACTTTTAGCAGTGTAGCTAAATAACCTCAACCATTTATGTTTATATAggtttacaatacaatacagaaaacTTGCTAAGAATTTAGAATCAGTTCGGTTGTAAAACATTGGACCCACACTATGTAGCACAAACTTTTATATAAAATTGGCGTTTTTCAAGTGACTGATTATTATTCTTAAAATTCTGTGATATAtaaaagttgcatctccctgttggaAGCCAGTTTCAGTCGCATTGAAGAAACAGATCTGATTTGCAAGATCAGCTGTGAAAGAATATCAGTAGACTGGTACCGCAGTGGTAGCATGTACAACATTTGACACAGCAATGGCATCAGAATGATATGACACTGCTCCTGATCCACTGCAGTACCACTGAACAGACAGTATGATGTGTAATATCTTTAAAAACACTCCATGATAAATTGAGTGTTACAAAAAAGTAAATCCAAATATTTCAGCTGTTTTGTCTTGACCGACTTTAAATCTGACCCTATTGCTAATTGTTTTGTCcagtaggtgtgtgtgtgtaagtgtgcaAGACAGTGGGAGAGTGCGTGTCAAGCCGGCTGTGTGTGTCCTGTTTTTATGTGTATTTataaatgtctgtgtttttgttggggGGTGTTGACtatcaaaatgaaataatattcTCGTTTTAAATTACTCAGCAAACAAATCGTTCCTTCCTCACCAAATTGGATTCTGGCGTTTCCCCAGCAGGACATCCTCTTTACTGAAGAGAGCACGTTGAAGAGAGTCACACTCAGCTCTTTGTGCAGCAGtgagggcaaaaaaaaaaactgttcatgtTGCAGGGCAATAATGCTCCCTTACTGCCCTGTCACCTGTTTATTTTTCACTACTAAAAGTTCACTGAGGTGGACCATGGTAACAGTATGGTAAAACACAGTAAAGACGTAGTACAAGCAGAGgacaagcatggtaaactgcaaaaatactgttcaCATTTATTTGTATAAGGGTTCTCATACTGAGCACAAGTCAAATCAAACTAACCTGCCATTTATAGCACATACCCAGCACTGAGCCCCATTAACTTCTACAGTCTTTAAGATATCTGCGTATTCCaagtataaaaaacaaatcacTTTCCAAAATGGCTTTAACAGATGAACAGATGAATAGGGGCTGTGATACTATTGTCAGTGTTAATAAGAGGTAAGGAAATGGATTTCAAATCCTTAGTTAGCACCCCTTTAATGGGATCCAAAGGAAACAGCAGGCATTGTGGTTTCATAATGGGCAATGAGAAGAGAGTCTGGAGAAAGCAGAAATAAGGAAATGAACCAGAAAGGTAGCTGCTAAACAGCCTTTTTCCTGTTCCGAACATGTCTTCTGTTCTTATGAGATAAATAAAGAGGCCAGATGTATCCAGTTTCTGCTTCTGTAGTACAGTGAGGAAAAACAAACAGCTGTAAATGTGGTCTGAAACTACAGCAGTGTGCCCACAGCTTCTCTGAGTGGGACACTAAAGAAACACTGTTGTCTTTATGTCTCCTAAACACAGAAGTTATGTTTGTTTTGCTCAGATTTAATGATTTAAGTGAGGAATgcaaggcgctatataaaaaaacaatagtattgtattgtatgctGATATACAGTCCAGAATCACccagtatagtttattttttaatatcacttcaaataAGAAGCGCTGGATTCATTAGGAGTGCCAGTAACCTGGAAAACTAGAACCAGAACATAGGCCCAGGTATCACATTGGATACAGGGCTGCTGTTTATTCCAATTAGCTTTCAAGCAGTACACTCTACTATACACTACATATaacaatgtaataaataaaaccagGAAAGCTGTAAACATACACATGGTAATGTTCTGTATGTTATGCTGTGCTATTGTACTTAATGTGTGGATCATTTGAACTGCTTCCCAACATGTGCATCTTCTGTAGGCTTGTATTTCCCAAAGCGATATGAAATGGTTAAATGAGAGTGATATTAACTGGAGTGTGATTATAACCACAgggatattatcaggagcttgtccaCATTCACTGCCGTTATATTCTGTCTGTAATAAAGcagaaaaacatggcaaaccatggtaaattgcGCTCAAAGCCTAGTGACAAGCATGGGAAACTTGCAGAATTACtgtggtaaccttttataagAAATTGGTATAACAGCCATTTACACAACCTTAGTCCTAATGCATCATACACCTTCGGGATTAGAAAGCATGATCAATAATCAGAATCCATTAAAAGGATCTTACTTGACCTTTCTTGACCAACAAAAATCATTACAATTGATTGATAATCATACATGATGCAATTTGATGATCCTCTATATGACTCATAATCAATCCTGattccccattgtttaaaaacgtGATTAAAAATGATCAATGAACACCTATTAACATTGACATCAATATTCTTTGCATCAACACAGCAATGCACCTTCTCCATGCAGTCCTCTTTTGTTTGCAGTGTACCCTGTAGTTTGGATTTCCATCACTACAGGTCATTATTTGCTCACTTCCTGTTCAAAGTTATTGGTTATCTGCTCAGCAGATGGTTGTTGGAGTTTGATCTTACTTCCTGATTCAAAGACAGTATTTACTGAACGCAGTAACTCACCCTTGAATATCAAAGCCAATTCCCAGAGGGGATACTGCTCAATCCCTCTCTTTCACTTCTCTGACAAGCTCTTTTTCATCTCTTATGTATCAGAGAGGCTTCTTAACTATTTCTCCTAAAAACACTATTTGagaaaaaaagggggaaaacATACAAAGAATTAAAAACCAGCAAACCGCTCTATATCCAAGGACAATCAGGATCCAAatgatactcatcaatcactagaaattattaatgaagaagaaaagtaattgattaACTGATAACTCGCTATCTGAACTATTAGATAGAATGGTTGAAAAAGGCATTGTTGTTCTTTAAGTTTGCGCAGTGACTTACAGATAAAATGTCACAGCGCAGGTATGTCTCCTTTGTGTCTTGTTTGTTTCATGTTGCAGCTCAgatgtatttatcttttaaagCAGGTTTTTGAATGTTACATAGAGCTAAATTATCAAAGCTATCGTCATTAGCACAGTCTTTTCTGTCAGGAAAAAAACTGGAAATGAAAAAACAGTTGAGACTACTTCCTACTACTTCAATTTGAATATATTTGAGTTCTGAGTGAGGTACACTTCTTTTGCAGTGAATTGAAACGCTTTTCTTTGGAAGAGAcgacattttaaaacttaatatCAGCCCAAAAAACATGACACTCTCTCATTGAACCAGGACATTTGAAATATAAGCCAGTTACATACACCCTCGATTACAATCTCCAACCTTGCCCACCTTTGATCTCATGAAACTAAACTGCAGTAACCCTGTGCCCAGGACCAATACCAAATCAGCTGTATTTGAGTTATCTCTTGAGTCATTCTTGTAAGTAAGAGGCTTAAACATTTGGCACAGAACCACAGTTTAATTTGTTAAAGCATCAAACCCCACTGAGCAAACTGGATGGGCCCCAGGCCAGAATCAAATCAAAGCTTACAGCACCACCATACTTTCTAATGGCTATGACGCCTCCATCAGTTTGATTGAATCCAGGCCGCAGTCAGGGCAGGAACCTGTTTTCTTAACTATCTGAAGCCGTGGTAGTCCTGATAATAATTAGTGCTTCATATTTTCACCATGCATGGTCACCTTTTTTGGAATGTGTGTTTGTAACTTGTGTAGTTTGAGTTGCCTTTGATTGGGTGGATACTTTTTATACTCAATATGCTGGTTCACTCTTCAGCCTCATACATGGGTTATTAGTTGAGAACTTGTTCAGAATTAGTTAACCTATTTTTATATCATCTTGTCAAAGTATTGCTTATATATTCTTTAGATAATCTCCTTTTACAATAACTGAATGTGGAGGAGAAGCTATGGGTGCCACAGTGGATGCTGTGTGCGTTGTATGCACGTCTATGGACCTCAGGAAGAgggcctctgtctgtgtgttgtgTGGCTTTGCCGATACCCAAGCAACTCTCCCTGTAACCTGACCTCCCCAGACCCCCAGACCCCCTGGAGACCAGACTTAGCTCCTGCTGGGCCATTCCCTGGAAAtcctttaaacaaataaataaacagataaacaaacagacagcatAATAGACAGATGGTCACTAGACTGACATTTTCAAAATAACTTTCCCAGATAATCAAACTGGTAACCATTAGCTGCAGTGCCCCATACAAttctaaatatatttgtattaacaTGTTTACTTTTTTCTCGGCTGTCCTGCAGTTAAAACTACCTCAGTAAATACAAACAGATACCGAGTTTATTATTGTGTAGTAGAAGTTTATTGTGGGGATTTGTCTCTGtggtttcccatgcttttcccatgcttttgatatgtatttcattttacaatgcttttaccaCATTACACTACACTTCACTGTTCTGCTTTAACATAGTAAACACATGGTTAACTTTAATAATAAGAGGAGCAATACATAGCCTAGAAACAAGAGAATTATGGCTGCTGAGGTCATTCAGACAGTAGGAGCGAAGGGCAGGGCTACTGTGGAGAAGTTCAAGTTCCTCAGCTATCTGCTCCATTGTCTCAGAGACAATGGAACAAAGACAACGTCATAGAGCTGGATACAGTAGATCTTTACCAAGAAGGGCAGGGTCTACATCAATAAAGACTAGGAAACACACCAGGCAACTTACAGGAAACCTTTTCAGGTATGATTCAAACCCGATACGGGAAACTCAAGTTGAGAATTATTAATATGTGTTGCAGTGGAGCCCTGAAGTGCCTGCTAACACTGAAAGAGACAAGAACGAAACAGAAATCAAACTGAGGTGCTGTAGGGTTCATCAATAAAACCATGGTGCTAATTGAGGTGCTTGGGATAAAATTGTGTTTGAGCTTTTTTCTGTTGGAGCAACAAGTTTTCAGGCTATGTGagttttttgcaaataaaaatcGATATGATATCTTATAAATTTCCCCTACAACAGGTTGCTTGAAAAGTTGCCAGAGGGAATTGCCTGAAATGTACATCGGCTAAAGAGGGAAACAAATTAAGGTCTCCAGGCTCATTAGAGTGTCTTTCAAGACAACGTCAGTCATAATCTTTTTAAATCGTGCATAGGAAGATTTTCAAACAGGAACCAAATTATTTTAAgaattagcaagaaacaactgCGCTTTCCTATAAATAGGTTGTAGCTAGTTGTATTCAAACTCTGGGGTATGAGTGATGTTAATGCTCGTAGATTTGGCCTCTGGTCCCACATCACAAAGGGGGAAGGAAGCCTTCAGAGGAACTGATCTGAAGAGACCAGGTCAGCAGGGAGGACCGTGACAAAGCCACACTTCCCCCCCATCAAGCGGACTGCCGCCAAATAAAGGGGATGGTGGGGAGTTGGAGGATGAAATGGGATTTTGCTTCAACAGCCAGGTGAGTTTCCTTGAGGTTTCAATAATTTAGAGAGGAGGGATTGATCTCTCCCTCCAATTTCAGACTAGGCTTAGAAAAAGGATTTTATCCCCCGCAGACTTTgttacttgcttcaaaatagagcTCTGTGGATAAGAAGGACACCAGCAAAAGAGAAAGGTCTGGACAAGTGTAAAAAGATATCAGTCAGAAGAAGAAAGGTGGCACAAGAAAGAAGGAGCATTTGATGTTGAATGTGCTGCTGCGCTTCCCACTGGCATGCAACAGAGTTCACACCTTGGCACACACACAGGCCTGACGAGCCAAAGTGCTCTCACAAAGATGTATAGAGCCAGCCAGGGTTAACCTGGACCCTCACAGAAAAGTTTGAGATAAAACCAGTGCATTAACCTGAAACCATTAGCAGAGCACACTATAACCAGTGAAGAAAACACAGTGTATTCTCTGCTGTTTTCGATTACCAGTGTGTACTGTGATACCATTGGTATGGAAACATGTGAAAACGTTAGCCATTGCCATTATAGTGTATTTTACCAAACATTATTTTTAGGGCCCTTATCCGCAGattgtgtctttctgtctgtctgtcatactGTTGAACACAATAACAGCCTTGGCattcaccaaacttttatcatacactcctattACTCTACAGGCATTCGGATTGCATGTGGCCATAATCCGATAAAATATAACCTTTCAGGCGCTGTGTGATTATTATGTGATAATGAGTGCCCTGTGTCTGTGAGCGAACTGGTTTTCCTTTTCCTTAAAGGGCTTAGAGATCCTGATCTCTGAAATGCCTGGTGCTTAATGGGTTTACAAAATAAACCTcatatattctttatttattcAGGTGTTGTGGTCAAAACAGTCACATCATTGAACAGATGTGTTGAAGCCAGATTCGCTGGATAACGGGCAGGGATGATTAGCTGGGGACCCCGTGCTTCCTTTACAGCAGGACTGGGAATGTGAACCAGGGAAGAGCTGGAGTCACTCAGCATGCTCCTAAAGGAGTCGTGTGCTGTAGCATGGGAGGATTTAGAGTCCAGGGTGTTAGTTTGGGGTTGAGTTACCGGCTTGCAGTGATTATGTTATCAAATGACTTTTTTTCATCTCTTGTTGCAGA contains the following coding sequences:
- the LOC117426569 gene encoding apelin receptor A-like encodes the protein MDYKEDNYYEYYYDENATGCDYSEWGPSYSLIPVLYMLVFILGLSGNGVVIFTVWQSKSKRRAADIYIGNLALADLAFVATLPLWAVYTALGYHWPFGVALCKISSYLVLVNMYASVFCLTCLSFDRYLAIVHSLSSSRLRSRGTMLVSLLIIWMLSGLLAMPTLVFRTTVFDDLTNKTTCAMDFSLVSHERHETLWIAGLSLSSSLLGFLLPFLLMIVFYCFIGTTVTQHFQNLRKDDQKKRRLLKIITTLVVVFALCWTPFHVLKSVDALAYLNLVPDSCGFMRFILLAHPYATCLAYVNSCLNPFLYAFFDLRFRSQCLCLLNLKKAVHGQVSSLSSTMSAQTQKSEVQSLATKV